Sequence from the Flavobacteriales bacterium genome:
TCCTACACCGCTGAGATACTGGATGCGCTCGCGGGTCATCCATGCGAAGTCCTTACTGATCGTGTGGAGTTTATACTCTTGATGTACCAGTAGGTCCAGCCCCATCTCATCCTGCAATTGCTTACCTATAAGGGCGTGTTCCACCTTGCGCAGGTAGTCTTGATGTCGCTTCCTATCCTGCCTACGGATATCATCCAAGACCGTTGTTCCCACCTCTTTGAATTTCTCGATGAAGCCCTGCTCATCCAGAGAGTGGAAGGTATAGACCACCTGACCTTTGGACCACTGACTCTCCTTGCGCACAGCACGTGTAGGGGAGTTTCGGGCATTGTCCTCGATATCCACGAAAATGAGATTACGATGCAGCCTGAGATTGTATGATAGATCTTTGGGAGTCTGGTGGATGATATCGAATGAAGGTTCGGCCTGGGGGAGATAGGGGAATGCGGTATAGAGCATTTCCTTCATCAATCGTCCGGCATCTCCATTCCAATGGACATCCTTCATGACGATGACCACTTCAGAAGCTTGTCCGCTGAAGGCGGGTAATACTTTCTCTCCTTCATCACAGGAAGAGGCCAATACAAGGAATACAGAAAGGAATAGCGTCAGCCTGAGACCCGCACTTTTTGACCGGGTTTGAGACGCTTGAAGTTCAGATGAGAGTTCCATTGTTTTATCTGGTTGACAGAAACCCCTTCATACAGTTTGGCAATGTCCCAAAGGGTATCTCCTGGTCTGATGGTATGATAACGCGCATTGGGGTCCAATGGTATCTTTTTAGCAGCTGTTGCCTGAGATGGAGCACTCACCTTGTGCCCCGGCTTGCGGTAGATGACCAATTTTTGACCGGGATAGATACGTGATCCGGATATCCCATTCCAGTAGCGCAACTTGCTCAAGCCGACTCCGTAGCGGTCAGCGATCACTCCGATCACGTCACCGCTCTTGACTGTGTAGACCTCTTTTACCAAACCTTCTGTCGAGTAGTAATTCGATTGGGTCTTGCGTGAAGCATAGGCCTTAGCCGCAGGGCTTGGAGAGACTTTGGGCTTCTTGTATTCTCTGATCTTCTCCTCATTGGCCATGAAATCCCCGATATCCTTGATAGGCAATACGAGCGGCATTCCACCGTCCCGTTTTGGGATATAGTCGCGATGATACTGCGGGTTGAGCCAGCGTAGATTGTCTATGTCCGTCCCGGTGAAATGACTGATCTGGTCGAAATCCATGGCGTGATAGACCGTGATCGTATCACACTCTCCGTAGGTGAACTGAGGCTCTATAGGTCGGATTCCGTGATCCTCATAGTAGTTCATCACGTAGTTCACAGCGATGAAAGCCGGTACATAGCCACGCGTCTCACGTGGTAAAAATCTCCAGATCTCCCAGTAGTCCTTCTTACCTCCGGCCCGTCTGATGGCCTTATTTACATTACCCGGTCCACTGTTGTATGCGGCCAAGGCCAGATTCCAATCGTTGTAGCGTTTGTACAGAGTCGTGAGATATTTACATGCTGCTTCTGTAGAGGCTATCGGTGATTTCCTTTCATCCAGATAAGAAGTGATGGTCAGACCGTTCTCTTTGGCCGTACCGTACATGAACTGCCAGAGACCGGTGGCTCCCGCTCTGGACCGTGCAGTGGGGCGCAATGCCGATTCCACAACCGCCAGGTGTTTGAGTTCCAGTGGGAGGCCTTCTCTATCCAATACTTCCTCGAACATGGGATAATACATCTCTGACAGACCGAGCACACGGGCGGTCAGCTTGGAGTTCTTACCTAGATAGGCTCTCAAGATGCCACGTACATGGCGATTGTAATCCAAGGCAAAAGGCGATTCTGCATCGAGTTTTTCCAGTCGTGC
This genomic interval carries:
- a CDS encoding DUF4837 family protein; translated protein: MELSSELQASQTRSKSAGLRLTLFLSVFLVLASSCDEGEKVLPAFSGQASEVVIVMKDVHWNGDAGRLMKEMLYTAFPYLPQAEPSFDIIHQTPKDLSYNLRLHRNLIFVDIEDNARNSPTRAVRKESQWSKGQVVYTFHSLDEQGFIEKFKEVGTTVLDDIRRQDRKRHQDYLRKVEHALIGKQLQDEMGLDLLVHQEYKLHTISKDFAWMTRERIQYLSGVGHDVVQGIAIYVRPYTSDSIFDPESLMEYRNERLADHVISRYDEPMRVEPLIPPSYEQVEFGENYAIEGRGLWRMERPIMGGPYVSLTVVDEENARVITVDGYVFAPKFDKRNYLLDVEAIVYSLDF
- a CDS encoding LysM peptidoglycan-binding domain-containing protein; translation: MKQYTLISVFLLMCFGYQAQDTTASTVATDLDTTVIVLDTVSDRLDELRIVPRDTTVYHTAAQVDSLAMGQTEFLAIPDSVFIARLEKLDAESPFALDYNRHVRGILRAYLGKNSKLTARVLGLSEMYYPMFEEVLDREGLPLELKHLAVVESALRPTARSRAGATGLWQFMYGTAKENGLTITSYLDERKSPIASTEAACKYLTTLYKRYNDWNLALAAYNSGPGNVNKAIRRAGGKKDYWEIWRFLPRETRGYVPAFIAVNYVMNYYEDHGIRPIEPQFTYGECDTITVYHAMDFDQISHFTGTDIDNLRWLNPQYHRDYIPKRDGGMPLVLPIKDIGDFMANEEKIREYKKPKVSPSPAAKAYASRKTQSNYYSTEGLVKEVYTVKSGDVIGVIADRYGVGLSKLRYWNGISGSRIYPGQKLVIYRKPGHKVSAPSQATAAKKIPLDPNARYHTIRPGDTLWDIAKLYEGVSVNQIKQWNSHLNFKRLKPGQKVRVSG